The proteins below come from a single Drosophila miranda strain MSH22 chromosome Y unlocalized genomic scaffold, D.miranda_PacBio2.1 Contig_Y1_pilon, whole genome shotgun sequence genomic window:
- the LOC117191935 gene encoding uncharacterized protein LOC117191935 has protein sequence MGSLPPTRLAPARPFERCGVEFCGPINTYLRIRGKGPTKAYIAVFVCLLTKAGHIEVVSDLSTKAFLNALKRMGGRRKLPTDIFCDNATNFGTSFRRPLGSGSQECKGAVKSYAGQHQVHL, from the exons ATGGGCTCATTACCGCCTACGCGACTCGCTCCGGCTCGACCCTTTGAACGCTGTGGAGTTGAATTTTGTGGACCCATCAACACATATCTACGCATTCGAGGAAAGGGACCTACAAAAGCATACATAGCCGTGTTCGTTTGCCTTCTCACCAAGGCCGGTCACATCGAAGTAGTCTCTGATTTGTCAACAAAGGCGTTCTTAAACGCATTGAAACGGATGGGAGGTCGTCGCAAGCTGCCGACAGACATCTTCTGCGATAATGCCACTAACTTT GGCACCTcatttcggaggcctttgggaaGCGGCAGTCAAGAGTGCAAAGGGGCTGTTAAATCGTACGCTGGCCAACACCAGGTTCACCTTTGA